One window of Erwinia aphidicola genomic DNA carries:
- the flhB gene encoding flagellar biosynthesis protein FlhB — protein MSQESDNEKTEDPTPTKLAKSREDGQIPRSKELTTLLMLLVGWGLMVGGGESLARSLMHLLHNGLTFDRLLTADPAHMLQRAASLLGQASLATLPFVCGLFITAIAAQPIVGGLNLSAKSIKLNLKKLNPLSGIKRMFSAQMASEMLKAILKVLLASLGGGLYLLLNKEKFIRLIFEPLGMALSDIASLLIGCMLAVILSLIPMVAFDVIYQIYSNWKKLRMSHQEIKDEFKKQEGDPLIKNRVRQMQRAMSQQRMMSDVPDADVVVNNPTHYSVALKYQDGSLGAPKVVAKGSGLIALRIRELAESHRVPMLEAPPLARALYRHCEIGAPIPADLYNAVAEVLAWVYGLRRWRKGFGQRPVTPENLPVPDALDFAQESKE, from the coding sequence ATGTCGCAAGAAAGTGATAACGAGAAAACCGAAGACCCCACGCCCACGAAACTGGCGAAATCGCGTGAAGATGGACAGATCCCGCGCTCAAAAGAGCTGACCACGCTGCTGATGCTGCTGGTGGGATGGGGGCTGATGGTCGGTGGCGGTGAGAGCCTGGCGCGCAGTCTGATGCATCTGCTGCACAACGGACTGACTTTCGATCGGCTGCTGACGGCCGACCCGGCGCATATGCTGCAACGCGCTGCCAGCCTGCTCGGTCAGGCATCTCTCGCCACGCTGCCGTTTGTCTGCGGCCTGTTTATTACCGCAATTGCGGCACAGCCGATTGTTGGCGGGCTGAACCTGAGCGCGAAGTCGATCAAGCTGAATCTGAAAAAGCTTAATCCGCTCAGCGGCATCAAGCGCATGTTCTCGGCGCAGATGGCCTCCGAGATGCTGAAGGCGATTTTAAAAGTGCTGCTGGCCTCGCTCGGCGGCGGGCTTTACCTGCTGCTGAATAAAGAGAAATTTATCCGGCTGATCTTCGAACCGCTCGGCATGGCGCTCAGCGATATCGCCAGCCTGCTGATCGGCTGCATGCTGGCAGTGATCCTGTCGCTGATCCCGATGGTGGCCTTTGACGTGATTTACCAGATCTACAGCAACTGGAAGAAGCTGCGCATGAGCCATCAGGAGATCAAAGATGAGTTCAAAAAGCAGGAAGGCGACCCGCTGATTAAAAACCGCGTGCGCCAGATGCAGCGCGCCATGTCGCAGCAGCGCATGATGAGCGACGTTCCCGATGCGGACGTGGTGGTCAATAACCCGACGCACTACTCTGTCGCCCTGAAATATCAGGACGGCAGCCTCGGCGCACCAAAAGTGGTGGCCAAAGGCAGCGGCCTGATTGCCCTGCGCATCCGCGAACTGGCGGAAAGCCACAGAGTTCCGATGCTGGAAGCGCCCCCGCTGGCGCGTGCGCTGTATCGCCACTGCGAAATTGGCGCACCCATTCCGGCTGATTTATACAACGCGGTAGCAGAAGTCCTGGCGTGGGTTTACGGCCTGCGCCGCTGGCGTAAAGGCTTTGGACAGCGCCCTGTCACCCCTGAAAACCTTCCCGTGCCCGACGCGCTGGATTTTGCCCAAGAGAGTAAAGAGTGA
- the flhA gene encoding flagellar biosynthesis protein FlhA produces the protein MANLATQLRLPKFKETQWQVLAGPVLIMTILAMMILPLPTFVLDLFFTFNIVLSIMILLVAMFTQKTLEFSAFPTVLLFSTLLRLALNVASTRVILMEGHTGTGAAGAVVEAFGNFLVGGNFAIGIVVFIILIIINFMVITKGAGRIAEVGARFTLDGMPGKQMAIDADLNAGLIGEDEAKRRRQEVTQEADFYGSMDGASKFVRGDAIAGLMIMVINVLGGLMIGIMQHDMSAGMAAETYTLLTIGDGLVAQIPGLVISTAAGVVVTRVVNEQDVGEQMVSQLFTSPRVIVLSAGVIGLLGLIPGMPNLVFLLFTAALLGIAWWLRGRESQQSARAGVAGGSAEEKAMAEAEAAQVNEATWSDVQMEDVLGLEVGYRLIPMVDQQQSGQLLTRVRGIRKKFAQQMGFLPPAVHIRDNLDLSPTSYSILLKGVEIGRGETMPERFMAINPGCAEGDVPGIACVEPTFGLPALWIEEVQRELAQTLGYTVVDPSSVIATHLNHLISIHTDELFGRQEAQQLLDQLTKQSPKLVEDLIPGVITLTTLHKVLQNLLAERISIRDMRTIIDTLAEFATSHSDADELTARVRARLARAITHQWFPADQDIQVIGLDLSLEQLLMQATQSGSAIEPGIAENLMKQTELALQHQEGIGAPPVMLVNPMLRLMLSRYLRRIFPQLVVLSSQEISSQRNVRMTYMIGGR, from the coding sequence ATGGCTAATCTCGCCACCCAGTTACGATTACCGAAGTTTAAAGAGACCCAGTGGCAGGTGCTGGCCGGCCCGGTGCTGATCATGACCATCCTGGCGATGATGATCCTGCCGCTGCCGACTTTCGTGCTGGATCTGTTCTTCACCTTTAACATCGTGCTGTCGATCATGATCCTGCTGGTGGCGATGTTCACCCAGAAGACGCTGGAATTCTCGGCATTCCCGACGGTGCTGCTGTTCTCCACGCTGCTGCGCCTGGCGCTGAATGTCGCCTCGACGCGGGTGATCCTGATGGAAGGCCACACCGGCACCGGAGCCGCAGGCGCGGTAGTTGAAGCCTTTGGTAACTTCCTGGTGGGCGGTAATTTCGCCATCGGCATCGTTGTGTTCATCATTTTGATCATCATTAACTTTATGGTGATCACCAAGGGTGCCGGGCGTATTGCCGAAGTGGGCGCTCGCTTTACCCTCGACGGGATGCCGGGCAAGCAGATGGCGATTGATGCCGACCTCAACGCCGGGCTGATTGGCGAAGATGAAGCCAAGCGCCGCCGCCAGGAAGTGACGCAGGAAGCCGATTTCTACGGGTCGATGGACGGGGCCAGCAAGTTTGTGCGCGGTGATGCGATCGCCGGGCTGATGATCATGGTGATCAACGTGCTGGGCGGACTGATGATCGGCATCATGCAGCACGACATGTCGGCGGGCATGGCGGCGGAAACCTATACCCTGCTGACCATCGGCGATGGCCTGGTGGCGCAGATCCCGGGGCTGGTGATCTCGACTGCCGCCGGCGTGGTGGTGACCCGCGTGGTCAACGAGCAGGACGTGGGCGAGCAGATGGTCAGCCAGCTGTTTACCTCTCCGCGCGTCATCGTGCTGTCCGCCGGGGTGATCGGCCTGCTGGGGCTGATCCCGGGTATGCCAAACCTGGTGTTCCTGCTGTTTACCGCCGCGCTGCTGGGCATCGCCTGGTGGCTGCGCGGCCGCGAAAGCCAGCAGAGCGCCCGCGCCGGCGTGGCCGGGGGCAGCGCCGAAGAGAAAGCGATGGCCGAGGCCGAAGCGGCGCAGGTCAATGAAGCCACCTGGTCCGATGTACAGATGGAGGACGTGCTCGGGCTGGAAGTGGGCTACCGCCTGATCCCGATGGTGGATCAGCAACAAAGTGGTCAGCTGTTAACGCGGGTGCGCGGCATCCGTAAGAAGTTTGCCCAGCAGATGGGCTTTCTGCCGCCGGCGGTGCATATCCGCGACAACCTCGACCTCTCGCCAACCTCGTATAGCATTCTGCTGAAGGGCGTGGAGATTGGCCGCGGTGAAACCATGCCGGAGCGCTTTATGGCGATCAATCCGGGCTGTGCCGAAGGAGATGTTCCCGGCATTGCCTGCGTTGAGCCGACCTTTGGTCTGCCTGCGCTGTGGATCGAAGAGGTCCAGCGCGAGCTGGCACAGACCCTTGGCTATACGGTGGTTGACCCGAGCTCGGTGATTGCCACCCACCTGAATCATCTGATCAGCATCCATACCGACGAGCTGTTTGGCCGCCAGGAGGCGCAGCAGCTGCTCGATCAGCTGACCAAACAGTCGCCGAAGCTGGTGGAGGATCTTATCCCCGGCGTGATCACGCTGACCACGCTGCATAAGGTTTTGCAGAACCTGCTGGCGGAGCGTATTTCGATCCGCGATATGCGCACCATCATTGATACTCTGGCGGAATTTGCCACCAGCCACAGCGATGCCGATGAGCTGACCGCCCGCGTGCGCGCCCGCCTGGCTCGCGCCATCACTCACCAATGGTTCCCGGCGGACCAGGATATTCAGGTTATTGGCCTCGACCTGTCGCTGGAACAGCTGCTGATGCAGGCCACGCAAAGCGGCAGCGCCATTGAACCCGGCATTGCTGAAAACCTGATGAAGCAGACCGAGCTGGCGTTGCAGCACCAGGAGGGTATTGGCGCGCCGCCGGTGATGCTGGTCAACCCGATGCTGCGCCTGATGCTTTCACGCTATCTGCGCCGTATCTTCCCGCAGCTGGTGGTGCTGTCGAGCCAGGAGATCAGCAGCCAGCGCAACGTGCGCATGACCTATATGATTGGTGGCCGCTGA